The proteins below come from a single Hyperolius riggenbachi isolate aHypRig1 chromosome 8, aHypRig1.pri, whole genome shotgun sequence genomic window:
- the LOC137528409 gene encoding uncharacterized protein has translation MELRQLQCWQQRWRCQSDTRKVPDANLSLENSEIPEIGKRLKHEIPESGKRLKHEIPEMGKRLKTEVPEIGKRLKKLSEQSIVQIANVFLSQGGAFIMRSTVLMVILGCHFVLGERREDILMYNKGLMRMQGPSMLMLGDKGTDPFTPPSAWHRWTMQGRRKRALVPGESKFHGTRGVKGLKGQVCGQWEFNGSINLLLNATLPESMHRSKGLLKGTLQYNGYMQKVECVIQGYLVLVMQSEMVPDWRGTNRRRQFSYQRDAGDNITLWSYQQRVPLKQLYTRKGWKAKGGRFSKQEVKIEIKPHFQVTKRVGRAVPGEGKPTQGTPSTLHGSQQGTILHSPYAAAYPHDSWVSEEVLLIERLQRVQSSRPQILPL, from the exons atggaattgagacagctgcagtgctggcagcaaagatggagatgtcagtcggatacgcgaaaggttccagatgccaatctaagcttggagaacagcgagattcctgagattggaaagagactaaaacacgagattcctgagagtggaaagagactaaaacacgagattcctgaaatgggaaagagactaaaaaccgaggttcctgagatcggaaaacgtctaaaaaaactgtctgagcaaagcatagtgcaaattgccaatgtttttctttcccaaggtggtgcttttataatgaggagtaccgtgctgatggtgatcctaggttgccatttcgtcctaggagaacgaagagaggacattctcatgtataataaggggttaatgagaatgcaaggcccaagcatgttaatgttgggtgacaaaggtactgatcctttcacacctccctccgcttggcacagatggaccatgcagggacggaggaaaagagcacttgtgccaggagaaagcaaatttcatggcacaaggggggtgaaaggtctgaagggtcaagtgtgcgggcagtgggaatttaatggcagtataaatctgctattgaatgccacactcccagaatcaatgcaccgatccaaaggtttgttaaaaggtacattgcagtataatgggtacatgcaaaaggtggagtgtgtgattcaggggtaccttgtcttggttatgcagagtgagatggttccagattggagaggaacgaacaggaggcgtcaattctcttaccagagagacgcaggggacaacatcacactctggagctaccaacagagagtgcctctgaaacaactatacacacgtaaaggctggaaagccaagggtgggaggttctcgaaacaagaagtaaaaatcgagatcaagccacatttccaggtgacaaagagggtggggagagcggtcccgggggagggaaagcccacacagggaaccccatccacactacacgggtcacaacaggggacgatattacacagtccatatgcagcagcttatcctcatgatagttgggtaagtgaagaggtactcttaattgaaagattgcagagagtacagtcttcccgacctcag atccttCCACTGTGA